The Oreochromis niloticus isolate F11D_XX linkage group LG15, O_niloticus_UMD_NMBU, whole genome shotgun sequence genome includes a region encoding these proteins:
- the msgn1 gene encoding mesogenin-1 produces the protein MNLDVVTAEILSEWKCHESAFGENQESPQPTSPESQRDSVCSSPEMCYSSQHREIKDFSFTFTSREVTAPPAQRQSKPKMSTKRRMKASEREKMRMRSLAEALHQLRDYLPPDYSKRGQPLTKIQTLKYTIEYINKLADLLSRT, from the coding sequence ATGAACCTGGATGTGGTTACAGCTGAAATATTGTCTGAGTGGAAGTGCCATGAGAGCGCCTTTGGAGAAAACCAAGAGTCACCTCAGCCCACTTCACCTGAGTCACAGAGGGACTCGGTGTGCTCTTCACCGGAGATGTGCTACTCCAGCCAGCATCGGGAGATCAAAGACTTCTCCTTCACCTTCACGAGCCGAGAAGTGACTGCACCACCGGCGCAAAGGCAAAGCAAGCCAAAGATGTCCACCAAAAGACGCATGAAGGCCAGCGAGCGGGAGAAGATGCGGATGAGGAGCCTCGCAGAGGCTTTGCACCAGCTTCGGGACTACCTGCCGCCGGACTACAGCAAGAGAGGGCAGCCCCTGACCAAGATACAGACGCTCAAATACACCATTGAATACATCAACAAGCTTGCAGACCTCCTGAGCCGCACGTAA